From the Maioricimonas rarisocia genome, one window contains:
- a CDS encoding leucyl aminopeptidase — protein MQITLNTESFASVACDWLIVPVPQSSEDSQHLADLDKALDGVISSLRERGDLTGKLAETLTLPVAPGIAAERVLLVGLGDTTGLQIESFERALLTAIRQVSTRKDQRVAVALPCGHTGPITTADAVKIIASGLVVGSSGQGLYQAEPSRFPFAEAVIAAPGSADEQDELEEAAEQGTIIGEAVNLTRELVNRHPGEVYPETFAQRCAQIASELHLQCDIFDEPRLKLERMHALLAVARGSEKPPRVVVMKYKGGDADAPTIALVGKGVTFDSGGLSLKPNDGMKSMKADMAGAATVLGAIYGIARLKLPVNVVAAVGLVENMPSGSSYKLGEVLQARNGVTIEVLNTDAEGRLVLADVLSYIAEQDVDGIVDLATLTGACVVALGEEVTGAFTNDSQWCNSLLDAAQRAGEPIWQMPMFDSFDEQLKCDIADVRNVGTRWGGAVTAAKFLQRFVGDHPWVHLDIAGPAYAESTKPHREGGGTGAMVRTLITLAGKDDTFEEDLDD, from the coding sequence ATGCAGATCACGCTCAACACCGAATCGTTCGCCTCAGTGGCCTGTGACTGGCTGATCGTCCCGGTCCCGCAGAGCAGCGAGGACAGCCAGCACCTTGCAGACCTCGACAAGGCTCTGGACGGAGTGATCAGCAGCCTCCGCGAACGGGGAGACCTGACCGGCAAGCTCGCCGAGACGCTCACACTCCCCGTCGCCCCCGGCATCGCCGCGGAACGCGTCCTGCTCGTCGGACTTGGCGACACGACAGGTCTGCAGATCGAGAGTTTCGAGCGGGCGCTGCTCACCGCCATCCGGCAGGTGTCGACAAGAAAGGACCAGCGAGTGGCCGTCGCCCTTCCCTGTGGCCACACGGGTCCGATCACAACCGCCGATGCGGTCAAGATCATTGCGTCCGGCCTCGTCGTCGGCTCCTCCGGCCAGGGTCTCTACCAGGCAGAGCCCAGCCGCTTTCCCTTCGCCGAAGCCGTCATTGCAGCCCCGGGGAGTGCTGACGAACAGGACGAACTCGAAGAGGCTGCCGAACAGGGAACGATCATCGGCGAAGCGGTCAATCTGACCCGCGAGCTCGTCAACCGGCATCCCGGCGAAGTGTACCCCGAAACGTTCGCCCAACGCTGTGCCCAGATTGCCAGCGAATTGCACCTTCAATGTGACATCTTCGACGAGCCGCGACTCAAGCTCGAACGGATGCACGCCCTGCTCGCGGTTGCCCGCGGCAGCGAAAAGCCCCCGCGCGTCGTCGTGATGAAGTACAAAGGCGGTGATGCCGACGCTCCCACGATCGCCCTGGTCGGCAAAGGGGTGACGTTCGACAGCGGCGGACTCTCGCTCAAACCGAACGACGGCATGAAGTCCATGAAGGCCGACATGGCCGGGGCCGCCACCGTCCTCGGGGCCATCTACGGCATCGCCCGTCTCAAACTGCCGGTCAATGTCGTTGCCGCTGTGGGACTGGTCGAAAACATGCCCAGCGGCTCCTCCTACAAGCTGGGGGAAGTGCTGCAGGCCCGCAATGGCGTGACCATCGAAGTGCTCAACACCGATGCCGAAGGCCGTCTGGTCCTGGCCGACGTTCTCTCGTACATCGCCGAGCAGGACGTCGACGGCATCGTGGACCTGGCAACGTTGACAGGCGCCTGTGTCGTCGCCTTGGGAGAGGAAGTGACCGGCGCCTTCACCAACGATTCGCAGTGGTGCAACAGCCTCCTCGATGCCGCCCAGCGCGCCGGAGAACCGATCTGGCAGATGCCGATGTTCGACTCCTTCGATGAGCAACTCAAGTGCGACATTGCAGACGTCAGGAACGTCGGCACCCGCTGGGGCGGAGCGGTCACGGCTGCGAAGTTCCTCCAGCGATTCGTCGGCGACCATCCCTGGGTGCACCTCGACATCGCCGGCCCGGCCTACGCCGAATCGACGAAACCTCATCGCGAAGGGGGCGGTACCGGGGCAATGGTCCGCACGTTGATCACGCTGGCCGGGAAAGACGACACATTCGAGGAGGATCTCGACGACTGA
- a CDS encoding glutamine amidotransferase, with protein sequence MQFLVDPVWPWPRVAAATVVLLALVLWTYPQRVRHLPTGWRRLLIGLRVAAVLALVFAMLRPAIRFDEIDRQAAQLMVLLDSSRSMTTPDGPGGLTRRQTILKTLEDEEERLDELGEDVDIRFVDFAEEMIPTDEPAEDAEGEYTAIGDVVDDLRREDTGKRVVGVVLMSDGAQRAPAEDAADPRLAARRYAEERGIPIHTVVYGTSELASAGLDLAVEDVLIRGGSSIFEKKTVPIEAQVRLLGAAGRKVRVRLLLEDRSGKGAGQSGELKPIPLAPDTQPFTEIETRENAVTVPVDLSFVATTPGEYKLAVEVVPDEGELKLSNNRIETLITVRKGGLRVAYFETPRTEQKFLRRLNETAEIQLDTQVVLPGPFLDRTRIEPRFFEPGAYDVYIIGDVPARVFVQDGINLLDRLSERLSEGAGLLMLGGQDNFAAGGYASTRIAQWLPVDLEAPAESPQIKRPLKMIPTREGLQHYVMQVAGNNEQVWRELPEFSGATRLKPRSEFIDVLARTEDDVPLLMAADTGRARTAAFAADETYRWHLHGYEDVHQRFWQQLLLWLAHKEFDTDSQVWVQAEPRRVGPRSPVSFTFGARDEEGNDLPDATFEVDVVRPDGETVSVTPQRSGVEHFAEFRDTNLPGDYWVSVKATHEGEVLGMPALARFIVDDRDPEMDNPAADPDLMSEIAAITGTTPLTPEQFGDLLQNLIDAGVSTEITRSTQIKLWDGWPFLLVFVGLMSAEWFVRKTRGLV encoded by the coding sequence ATGCAGTTTCTTGTCGATCCCGTCTGGCCCTGGCCCCGCGTCGCAGCTGCGACTGTTGTGCTGCTTGCGCTCGTGCTGTGGACCTACCCCCAGCGGGTGCGGCATCTGCCGACGGGCTGGCGACGGCTGCTGATCGGCCTGCGGGTCGCGGCCGTCCTGGCGCTCGTGTTTGCGATGCTGCGGCCGGCGATCCGGTTTGACGAGATCGACCGGCAGGCGGCGCAACTGATGGTCCTGCTCGACAGCAGTCGCAGCATGACGACGCCGGACGGCCCCGGAGGACTGACGCGACGGCAGACGATCCTCAAGACGCTCGAGGATGAAGAAGAGCGACTCGACGAACTGGGCGAGGACGTCGACATCCGCTTTGTCGACTTCGCTGAGGAGATGATTCCCACCGACGAACCGGCCGAAGACGCCGAGGGAGAATACACCGCGATCGGCGACGTGGTCGACGATCTGCGGCGGGAGGACACGGGCAAGCGTGTGGTCGGCGTCGTGCTGATGAGTGATGGTGCCCAACGGGCTCCTGCTGAGGATGCGGCCGATCCGCGGCTGGCGGCCCGGCGGTACGCCGAGGAGAGGGGCATCCCGATTCATACCGTTGTGTACGGAACGTCCGAGCTGGCGTCAGCCGGTCTGGATCTCGCAGTCGAGGATGTGCTGATCCGGGGGGGCTCGTCGATCTTCGAGAAGAAGACGGTTCCCATCGAAGCCCAAGTGCGACTGCTCGGAGCGGCCGGGCGCAAGGTGCGTGTGCGGCTGCTGCTTGAGGATCGCAGCGGCAAAGGAGCAGGGCAATCCGGCGAACTGAAGCCGATTCCCCTGGCGCCCGATACGCAGCCGTTCACCGAGATTGAAACCCGCGAGAACGCGGTCACGGTTCCGGTCGATCTCTCCTTCGTCGCGACAACTCCCGGAGAGTACAAGCTCGCGGTCGAGGTCGTCCCGGACGAGGGTGAGCTGAAGCTCAGCAACAACCGGATCGAAACGCTGATCACCGTTCGCAAGGGGGGACTCCGCGTGGCGTACTTCGAGACGCCGCGGACCGAACAGAAATTCCTGCGACGGCTCAACGAGACGGCGGAGATCCAGCTCGATACGCAGGTGGTGCTGCCGGGGCCGTTCCTGGATCGGACGCGGATCGAGCCCCGTTTCTTCGAACCGGGGGCGTACGACGTCTACATCATCGGCGACGTGCCGGCTCGCGTGTTCGTGCAGGACGGGATCAATCTGCTGGACCGGCTGTCGGAGCGGCTTTCGGAAGGGGCCGGTCTGCTGATGCTGGGTGGGCAGGACAACTTTGCCGCCGGTGGATACGCCTCGACCCGAATCGCCCAGTGGCTGCCGGTCGACCTGGAAGCACCGGCGGAGAGTCCGCAGATCAAGCGGCCGTTGAAGATGATTCCGACCCGTGAAGGTCTGCAGCATTACGTGATGCAGGTTGCGGGGAACAACGAACAGGTGTGGCGTGAGCTGCCGGAGTTCTCCGGAGCCACGCGGCTGAAGCCCCGCTCGGAATTCATCGATGTGCTGGCACGGACGGAGGATGACGTCCCGCTGCTGATGGCGGCCGACACCGGTCGGGCCCGTACGGCGGCGTTCGCTGCGGACGAAACGTATCGCTGGCATCTGCACGGCTACGAAGATGTGCATCAGCGGTTCTGGCAGCAGCTGCTGCTGTGGCTGGCGCACAAGGAGTTCGACACCGACAGTCAGGTCTGGGTGCAGGCGGAGCCACGACGAGTCGGGCCGCGATCGCCTGTCTCATTCACATTTGGCGCCCGCGACGAGGAAGGGAACGACCTGCCGGATGCGACGTTCGAAGTCGATGTCGTCCGCCCCGATGGGGAAACAGTCTCGGTCACGCCGCAGCGATCCGGTGTCGAGCACTTTGCCGAGTTTCGCGATACGAACCTGCCGGGCGATTACTGGGTGAGCGTGAAGGCGACGCACGAGGGGGAGGTGCTGGGAATGCCGGCGCTGGCGCGATTCATTGTCGATGATCGTGATCCCGAGATGGACAACCCGGCGGCTGATCCGGATCTGATGTCGGAGATCGCCGCGATCACGGGAACGACGCCTCTCACGCCGGAGCAGTTCGGCGATCTGCTGCAGAACCTCATCGATGCCGGCGTCTCAACGGAGATCACCCGTTCGACACAGATCAAGCTGTGGGACGGCTGGCCGTTCCTGCTGGTGTTCGTGGGGCTGATGTCGGCCGAGTGGTTCGTGCGGAAGACTCGCGGGCTGGTGTGA
- a CDS encoding FAD binding domain-containing protein has protein sequence MIDFEYEAPESLERAIAVLSEMNGRARPLAGGTDLIDHVRTGRLTPELIVDIKKIPELNAITHADDGLRLGAAVPCYRIYEDPVIRRDFAALVDACSIIGGIQIQNRASVGGNLCTSGPAADSAPALIALAATCVITGPDGTREVPVEQFFTGPGQNVLQRGELLVEMKLPTPAASSGSHYRRFIPRNEMDIAVVGVGAAVTLEEDGQTIRSARIGLGAVAPKPLIADEASQLLAGKSATDESLAEAAQAARSIVTPIDDMRGTVEFRTHVTGVLVERVLRQAIARARGEESPQS, from the coding sequence ATGATTGATTTCGAGTACGAAGCCCCCGAGTCTCTCGAGCGGGCCATCGCAGTCTTGAGCGAAATGAATGGCAGAGCCCGCCCGCTGGCCGGCGGCACCGATCTGATCGATCACGTCCGGACGGGACGCCTCACTCCCGAACTGATCGTCGACATCAAGAAGATCCCCGAACTCAACGCAATCACGCACGCCGATGACGGCCTGCGCCTCGGCGCCGCTGTCCCCTGCTATCGCATCTACGAAGATCCGGTCATCCGCCGGGATTTCGCGGCACTGGTCGATGCCTGCTCGATCATCGGCGGCATCCAGATCCAGAACCGCGCCAGCGTCGGCGGCAACCTCTGCACCTCCGGACCGGCCGCCGATTCCGCCCCCGCCCTCATCGCCCTGGCGGCCACCTGCGTCATCACCGGCCCGGACGGAACCCGCGAAGTTCCCGTCGAACAGTTCTTCACCGGCCCCGGGCAGAACGTCCTGCAGCGCGGCGAACTGCTCGTGGAGATGAAGCTGCCCACCCCGGCCGCCAGCAGCGGGTCGCACTACCGCCGGTTCATCCCCCGCAACGAGATGGACATCGCCGTCGTCGGCGTCGGAGCCGCCGTCACCCTCGAAGAGGACGGCCAGACGATTCGATCCGCCCGCATCGGTCTGGGTGCCGTCGCCCCGAAACCTCTCATCGCAGACGAAGCGAGTCAGTTGCTCGCCGGCAAGTCTGCCACAGACGAGTCCCTTGCCGAAGCAGCACAGGCGGCCCGTTCGATCGTCACGCCGATCGACGACATGCGGGGAACGGTCGAGTTCCGCACCCACGTCACCGGTGTGCTGGTCGAGCGCGTGCTCCGTCAGGCCATTGCCCGGGCCCGTGGTGAAGAGTCCCCGCAGTCCTGA
- a CDS encoding BatA domain-containing protein has product MTLLNPMILYGLGFVLVPVILHFLLRQKPKLLAFPALRLIEERRRQNVRRFRLRHLWLLLLRMLVIGLIVLALTRPALPAANYSLNLFESLILAAIVLLAIGAYLLTLHLWKRRQLPRHEFNYRRTTLRGWTTGVAILLILLCVGWPYQRRIAAEITAPMPTGELDLPVASVFLFDVSLSMGYQQAGQTQLDRAREIAATHLGDLPAGSRVAVTDNANDNPVLFHTTMQSTRARLDALAISPRTLPLDDRLRSALLLQREDRQRTLAEQGEVAEATRTDRYIRRLYIFTDMSRSAWRTSSSRQLARELEELENVHLFLIDVGNEQPQNTGITDLTLSRQRVPDGGHLTVAGTVQATGQSGERVVELYLQDNRGQSVKHGQEQVILEAGMPQRIEFPMLTNLAGPVVHGEIRLAARDPLEMDDVRYFTVEVGPPPRVLIVGPERDEVDAWTLTLVPFDREQNSQIDFETEFVPTSQLASTALGEYGVVCLINVTRLSDDEWYRLGQYVNNGGGLAVFLGSTDLVAVGDGGYNRAQAQEFLPAELHSWQPENEEGWNLVIGNTSHPLFRKLKALESYGTLAILRNEALVYRFWKVIPAAGAAVLTTLTDPEQSPLIVERVHGKGRTLMMTTDVDLKWRRWNNFPTMVNWWAYQVLAEQMMEYLARASDRIFVFESQEDPVLQFEPASADREFLLRRPTLTQSRELLKAQEGTLVFDDAHEPGHYTLTSVGEVQPLVGFSVNPPSEESDLTRVEAEELDTLFGEQRYQVARGIEQLQMSINIADLGREAFPLALLLVVLVFAGEHIVANRFYDADTPITGTDRAAA; this is encoded by the coding sequence ATGACGCTGCTGAACCCGATGATCCTGTACGGGCTGGGATTTGTCCTGGTCCCCGTGATTCTGCATTTTCTGCTTCGCCAGAAGCCGAAGCTGCTCGCCTTCCCGGCGTTGCGTCTGATCGAGGAGCGCCGGCGACAGAACGTCCGGCGGTTCCGGCTGCGGCACCTGTGGCTGCTGCTGCTGCGGATGCTGGTGATCGGGTTGATCGTACTGGCCCTGACGCGACCGGCACTGCCGGCAGCAAACTACTCGTTGAATCTGTTCGAATCGCTGATCCTGGCGGCGATCGTCCTGCTTGCCATCGGTGCGTATCTGCTGACGCTGCATTTGTGGAAGCGGCGGCAGTTGCCGCGGCACGAGTTCAACTACCGTCGCACGACGCTGCGCGGGTGGACGACGGGCGTGGCCATTCTGCTGATCCTGCTGTGCGTGGGGTGGCCGTATCAGCGTCGCATCGCAGCCGAGATCACCGCGCCGATGCCGACCGGAGAGCTCGATCTGCCGGTGGCGAGCGTCTTCCTGTTCGATGTCAGCCTGAGCATGGGGTATCAGCAGGCGGGGCAGACGCAGCTCGATCGGGCACGTGAGATTGCCGCGACACATCTGGGAGATCTTCCTGCGGGCAGCCGGGTGGCCGTCACCGATAACGCGAACGACAATCCGGTGCTGTTCCACACGACGATGCAGTCGACGCGGGCCCGTCTGGATGCGCTGGCGATTTCTCCGCGAACGCTGCCGCTCGATGACCGGCTCCGCAGCGCCCTGCTGCTGCAGCGGGAGGATCGTCAACGAACGCTGGCCGAACAGGGCGAAGTCGCTGAAGCGACGCGGACGGACCGCTACATCCGCCGCCTGTACATCTTCACGGATATGTCCCGTTCCGCGTGGCGGACGTCCTCGTCGCGGCAACTGGCCCGCGAACTGGAGGAACTGGAAAACGTCCACCTGTTCCTGATCGATGTCGGCAACGAACAGCCCCAGAACACCGGGATCACCGACCTGACGCTTTCCCGCCAGCGCGTGCCGGACGGAGGGCACCTGACGGTGGCGGGGACCGTGCAGGCGACCGGTCAATCGGGAGAACGGGTGGTTGAACTGTATCTGCAGGACAATCGCGGCCAGTCGGTCAAGCACGGTCAGGAACAGGTGATCCTTGAGGCGGGCATGCCGCAGCGGATCGAATTCCCGATGCTCACGAATCTGGCCGGTCCGGTGGTGCACGGCGAAATCCGTCTGGCGGCCCGCGATCCGCTCGAGATGGACGACGTCCGGTACTTCACGGTTGAAGTGGGCCCGCCGCCGCGAGTCCTCATTGTGGGACCGGAACGGGACGAAGTGGATGCGTGGACGCTGACGCTGGTTCCGTTTGATCGGGAACAGAACAGTCAGATCGACTTCGAGACCGAGTTCGTGCCTACGTCGCAGCTGGCGTCGACCGCGCTGGGCGAGTACGGGGTGGTCTGCCTGATCAACGTCACGCGGCTCTCGGATGACGAGTGGTACCGCCTCGGACAGTACGTGAATAACGGCGGTGGGCTCGCGGTTTTCCTGGGGAGCACCGATCTGGTGGCGGTCGGTGACGGCGGCTACAACCGCGCCCAGGCCCAGGAGTTTCTGCCGGCGGAACTGCATTCCTGGCAGCCGGAGAACGAAGAGGGCTGGAACCTGGTGATCGGCAACACGTCGCACCCGTTGTTCCGGAAGCTGAAGGCCCTGGAGAGCTACGGGACGCTGGCGATCCTGCGGAACGAGGCGCTGGTGTACCGGTTCTGGAAGGTGATCCCGGCAGCCGGTGCGGCCGTCCTGACGACTCTGACCGATCCCGAGCAGTCGCCGCTGATTGTCGAGCGGGTGCACGGCAAGGGGCGGACGCTGATGATGACGACGGACGTGGATCTGAAATGGCGTCGCTGGAACAACTTTCCGACGATGGTGAACTGGTGGGCGTACCAGGTTCTCGCCGAGCAGATGATGGAGTACCTGGCTCGTGCCTCGGACCGGATCTTTGTCTTCGAGTCACAGGAGGATCCCGTGCTGCAGTTCGAGCCGGCGAGTGCCGACCGGGAGTTCCTGCTGCGGCGACCGACTCTGACGCAGTCGCGGGAGTTGCTGAAGGCGCAGGAGGGGACGCTCGTGTTCGATGACGCTCACGAACCCGGGCACTACACGCTCACGTCGGTCGGCGAGGTGCAGCCGCTGGTCGGCTTCAGCGTGAATCCTCCGTCGGAGGAGAGCGATCTGACGCGCGTTGAGGCGGAAGAGCTGGATACGCTGTTCGGCGAGCAGCGGTATCAGGTGGCCCGCGGTATCGAGCAACTGCAGATGAGCATCAACATTGCCGACCTGGGGCGGGAAGCGTTTCCGCTCGCGCTGCTGCTGGTCGTCCTTGTCTTCGCCGGCGAACATATCGTGGCCAATCGCTTCTACGATGCGGACACTCCCATCACCGGCACGGATCGGGCGGCAGCCTGA
- a CDS encoding metallophosphoesterase: MECPTSIQGPVAVIGDVHGQVEKLLAVLDRLRALPDYDRRWIVFIGDLVDRGPDPKGAIDVALDLMLEHERTTIVAGNHEFAMSASVGLIPVPEYSNWSARWVDHYGAETTFESYGAEFGNLEDLAARMPERHRDLLSDLPWCVEHPEYLFVHAGLDPNQPLAMQLPVLRKRDYTLTRPPWLCSKSFADAEIPTDCHATVVSGHVPVESVYFGPKRILTDTTGGVGGDLSCVLLPEGRVITSGQDRTDRRQAAANHAPPRQQSGNSKGGGWLKFWK; the protein is encoded by the coding sequence ATGGAATGTCCGACGAGCATTCAGGGGCCCGTTGCCGTCATCGGCGACGTCCACGGTCAGGTCGAGAAACTGCTCGCAGTCCTGGACCGGCTGCGCGCCCTGCCGGACTACGACCGGCGGTGGATCGTCTTCATCGGCGACCTGGTCGATCGCGGCCCCGATCCCAAGGGAGCGATCGATGTCGCTCTGGATCTGATGCTCGAACACGAGCGGACGACGATCGTCGCGGGCAATCACGAGTTCGCGATGTCGGCGTCGGTCGGACTCATCCCCGTACCGGAGTACTCCAACTGGTCGGCCCGCTGGGTCGATCACTACGGTGCCGAAACGACCTTCGAGTCCTACGGTGCCGAATTCGGTAACCTCGAAGACCTCGCGGCCCGCATGCCCGAACGGCACCGGGATCTGCTTTCGGATCTCCCGTGGTGCGTCGAACATCCCGAGTACCTGTTCGTGCACGCCGGGCTCGATCCGAACCAGCCGCTCGCCATGCAGTTGCCGGTGCTCCGCAAGCGGGACTATACGCTCACTCGTCCCCCGTGGCTCTGCTCGAAATCGTTCGCCGATGCCGAAATCCCGACGGACTGCCACGCCACCGTGGTTTCCGGGCATGTTCCCGTCGAAAGTGTCTACTTCGGCCCGAAGCGGATTCTGACCGACACGACCGGAGGCGTCGGCGGCGACCTCAGCTGCGTCCTGCTCCCCGAAGGCCGCGTGATCACCTCCGGCCAGGATCGGACCGACCGTCGACAGGCTGCGGCCAATCACGCCCCGCCGCGCCAGCAGAGCGGGAACAGCAAGGGGGGCGGCTGGCTGAAGTTCTGGAAGTGA
- the truD gene encoding tRNA pseudouridine(13) synthase TruD: MKLKQVPEDFLVDELSNRQPSKSGTFSLYRLTKQSLGTPEAVDRIARAWKIPRKQISWGGLKDRHAITTQMLTIQKGPARDLERDGVQLEFLGLTGKPFTASDLKGNRFCITLRALDADRAERAVTELKTLARNGVPNYFDDQRFGSVGNSGEFVARSWIAGDYERALWLALADPHPFDRSAEKKQKTILRDHWGDWTTCKQELDRSHRRSVITYLCDHPTGFRKAFALIRPDMRSLYLSAYQSMLWNRCLAAELTARCRPEDLQPLTLKLGDVPCHASLPESERTALADLNIPLPSGRMKLQPGPLRERIEAVVAEEGLTIPEVKVKFPRDCFFSRALRPALLLPRQLSGDVADDELAAGRRKLVLRFELPPGAYATMIVKRLTALPEGS; this comes from the coding sequence ATGAAACTCAAACAGGTTCCCGAAGACTTTCTCGTCGACGAGCTGAGCAACCGTCAGCCTTCGAAATCGGGAACATTCTCACTCTATCGGCTGACCAAGCAGAGTCTGGGAACTCCCGAAGCAGTCGACCGCATTGCCCGCGCCTGGAAGATCCCCCGCAAGCAGATCTCCTGGGGAGGCCTGAAAGACCGGCACGCCATCACGACTCAGATGCTCACGATCCAGAAGGGCCCAGCCCGTGACCTTGAGCGGGACGGCGTGCAGCTGGAGTTCCTCGGGCTGACCGGCAAACCGTTCACCGCCTCCGACCTGAAGGGCAACCGCTTCTGCATCACGCTTCGAGCGCTGGATGCAGACAGGGCGGAGCGAGCCGTCACGGAACTCAAAACACTTGCCCGGAATGGCGTCCCGAATTACTTCGACGATCAGCGATTCGGCTCGGTCGGCAACAGCGGCGAGTTCGTTGCCCGTTCCTGGATTGCCGGCGACTACGAGCGGGCCCTCTGGCTGGCGCTGGCCGATCCCCATCCCTTCGACCGCTCTGCCGAGAAAAAGCAGAAGACGATCCTGCGAGACCACTGGGGGGACTGGACAACCTGCAAGCAGGAGCTGGATCGCTCGCACCGCCGCAGCGTCATCACCTACCTGTGCGATCATCCGACCGGCTTCCGGAAGGCGTTCGCCCTGATCCGCCCGGACATGCGGAGCCTGTACCTCTCGGCCTACCAGAGCATGCTGTGGAACCGCTGCCTCGCTGCCGAGTTGACCGCGCGCTGCCGACCGGAAGATCTCCAGCCGCTCACGCTGAAACTGGGGGACGTCCCCTGTCACGCCTCGCTGCCCGAGTCAGAACGTACCGCTTTGGCGGATCTGAACATCCCCCTCCCCTCCGGTCGGATGAAGCTCCAGCCGGGCCCGCTTCGCGAACGGATCGAGGCAGTCGTCGCTGAGGAAGGACTGACAATTCCGGAGGTGAAGGTGAAGTTTCCCCGCGACTGCTTCTTTTCCCGGGCTCTGCGGCCGGCACTGCTTCTTCCCCGACAACTGTCAGGAGATGTCGCAGACGACGAACTTGCGGCAGGACGCAGGAAGCTCGTCCTGCGCTTCGAGCTTCCCCCGGGCGCGTACGCCACCATGATCGTCAAACGGCTGACGGCTTTGCCGGAAGGCTCGTGA
- a CDS encoding metallophosphoesterase — MPKACFVSDLHLFANRSRGDRHLESIREAAKRSHHCVLGGDIFDFKWSTLPSMRATVDAAVDWLHDLSVRVPDCSIHFLLGNHDYYHELIDRLPELSQDVPNFDWERFYLRLGDTMFLHGDVADRKMTAARLEQRRSRARHDQRGPLHNRAYDMVVRTHLHAILPHAVYPKGVVARRILAYLRDIGHGPEDGIRHVYFGHTHRAVNGFHHAGVKFHNGGAPIGRARFRVLHLDVAGNEVELGPHNGGD, encoded by the coding sequence ATGCCCAAGGCCTGCTTCGTTTCCGACCTGCATCTGTTCGCCAATCGCTCGCGTGGGGACCGTCATCTCGAGTCCATCCGCGAAGCGGCAAAGCGCTCGCATCACTGTGTGCTCGGCGGGGACATCTTCGACTTCAAGTGGTCGACGCTTCCGTCGATGCGGGCGACGGTCGATGCCGCCGTTGACTGGCTGCATGACCTGTCGGTCCGGGTGCCGGACTGCAGTATTCACTTCCTGCTCGGCAACCACGACTACTATCACGAGCTGATCGATCGCCTGCCGGAGCTGTCACAGGACGTTCCGAACTTTGACTGGGAACGATTCTACCTGCGGCTGGGGGACACCATGTTTCTGCATGGCGACGTCGCCGACCGCAAAATGACGGCAGCCCGGCTCGAACAGCGCAGGTCTCGGGCCCGCCACGATCAACGGGGGCCGCTGCACAACCGGGCCTACGACATGGTGGTTCGCACGCATCTGCACGCGATCCTGCCGCACGCGGTCTATCCCAAGGGAGTCGTCGCCCGCCGCATTCTGGCGTATCTGCGGGACATCGGCCATGGTCCCGAGGATGGCATTCGCCACGTCTACTTCGGGCACACGCATCGGGCGGTCAACGGATTCCACCATGCCGGCGTGAAGTTCCACAACGGCGGAGCACCGATCGGTCGGGCCCGGTTCCGTGTTCTGCACCTCGACGTGGCGGGCAACGAAGTGGAACTCGGGCCGCACAATGGCGGTGACTGA